From the genome of Deferribacterota bacterium, one region includes:
- the fbp gene encoding class 1 fructose-bisphosphatase → MQDGVTNLSRFIIQEQRKYPSASGDFSLILEQIALAAKLITREVSKAGITDIIGDVNSKNIYGERQQKLDLFAHKNLIHALDHIGKLAGMASEESDKIINIPTKHPEGKYLAVFDPLDGSSNIEVNISIGTIFGIYRKLNADKKGCSEEDFLQPGKNLVSSGYVVYGASTMFVYTTGNGVNGFTLDPSIGEFILSHPDMKIPSVGSIYSVNEAYANRWDKRIIKYIEYLKNMKDRSYKSRYIGSLVSDFHRNLLKGGIFLYPADSKSPTGKLRLLYEANPLSFLIEQAGGKAIDGKRNILEIQPESIHQRTPLFIGSSYEIDLLKDFLKDT, encoded by the coding sequence ATGCAAGATGGTGTTACAAATCTAAGTAGATTTATAATACAAGAACAAAGGAAATACCCTAGTGCTTCAGGTGATTTCTCATTGATCTTAGAGCAGATTGCCCTAGCGGCTAAACTAATCACGAGAGAGGTTTCTAAAGCTGGCATAACAGATATTATAGGGGATGTTAATTCTAAGAATATTTATGGCGAGAGACAACAAAAGTTAGATCTTTTTGCACATAAAAATCTAATACATGCACTTGATCATATAGGGAAATTAGCAGGTATGGCTTCTGAAGAATCAGATAAAATTATAAACATACCAACAAAACATCCTGAGGGTAAGTATTTGGCAGTATTTGACCCTCTTGATGGCTCAAGCAATATAGAGGTTAATATTAGTATAGGTACAATATTTGGTATATATAGAAAACTTAATGCAGATAAAAAAGGTTGTAGTGAAGAAGATTTTTTACAACCTGGTAAAAATCTGGTGTCTTCTGGCTATGTTGTTTATGGAGCAAGTACTATGTTTGTCTATACTACTGGTAATGGTGTAAATGGTTTCACATTAGACCCATCTATAGGAGAGTTTATTTTATCTCACCCTGATATGAAAATACCAAGTGTGGGTAGTATTTATAGTGTAAATGAAGCATATGCAAATAGATGGGATAAGAGAATTATAAAATATATCGAATATTTAAAAAATATGAAAGATAGAAGTTATAAATCGAGGTATATTGGCTCACTTGTATCTGATTTTCATAGAAATTTGCTTAAAGGAGGGATATTTTTATACCCTGCTGATAGTAAAAGCCCAACTGGCAAACTTAGGTTATTATACGAGGCAAATCCTTTGTCCTTTTTGATTGAACAAGCAGGTGGTAAAGCAATTGACGGAAAAAGAAATATCTTAGAGATTCAGCCTGAATCGATCCATCAAAGAACCCCGTTATTTATTGGATCTTCCTATGAAATAGATCTACTAAAGGATTTTTTAAAAGACACTTAA